The nucleotide window AACTAGATAGAAATGCAAAGGGTTTTATCTCAGCTGATGAATTCCTATCGGTCCCCGAGTTAGCGATGAATCCTCTCTCTCAGGTAGTCCACTGCTACGAAGAGCTTAGTTGTTTAATCCACTCCGTCTGTTTAATTGGTAATGCATGGTATGTGTTTCGTAATTTATGGCTCTGCTGTGTTCTTTCCTTAGAGGTTGCTTAAGATGGTCGATGGGTTGAACTTTAAGGACTTTGTGGCCTTCTTGTCTGCGTTCAGCGCTAGAGCTAGTATGCAGCAAAAAAGTGAACGTAAGTGATTGGTCGTGCTAAGTTTAATAGTCATAGCAAACTGCTTCTTTTACAGTTGTGatgtttttggtttattttgagtACAATTGTTCTAAATAGGTTATTGCTTGTCGTAATGAGTGGGCTAGGGACTACTCGTATTTCTGTTTACATTATTGATGTTATTGACTGTTTCAAATACTCATTTGAATACTtcgtgtgtgtatgtatatatatgtatatacatatatgcatctGTGCGacatgttcatatatttttcttgcattcttcacaattaggaaaaatctgCACTCTGAGGAACATGTTTATGTGGTGGATTAACATTGACATTGTCTCTTTTCCAGTTATTTTCAGGGTATACGACTCAGACTGTAATGGAAAGGTGTCTTTCAATGATATTTTAGAAGTGCTGCGTGATTTGTCGGGTTCATTCCTGTCTGACGAGCAAAGAGAGGTAAAATCATGGTTTTACCCACTTTTGTTTATATAGTCATAGCCTTGCACAACAAGAGTTAAATGGTTTTGATTGAATATCACCTATTTGGTGGATATTGAGT belongs to Malus sylvestris chromosome 17, drMalSylv7.2, whole genome shotgun sequence and includes:
- the LOC126611612 gene encoding uncharacterized protein LOC126611612 isoform X2, with translation MGNASSMLTQYDIEEVQEHCNFFFSQQEIVSLYQRFCQLDRNAKGFISADEFLSVPELAMNPLSQRLLKMVDGLNFKDFVAFLSAFSARASMQQKSELIFRVYDSDCNGKVSFNDILEVLRDLSGSFLSDEQREKVLTQVLQEAGYTRESYLTSDDFVKVLGSYGLKMEVEVPID